The sequence below is a genomic window from Selenomonas ruminantium subsp. lactilytica TAM6421.
CTTGCCATGAGATAGGAGGAATAGGAATGAAACAGAAGAAACTAGTGCCTCTGATGCTAGCACTAGCGATGAGCACTTATCCACTGACCGTTGGTGCCGCGGATAAGAATGACATGTTTGCCGACCTGCCGGCCAATCATTGGGCCTACAAGGCTGTAAGCGAACTGAATGCAGCCGGCCTTATAACCGGCACCGGCCGTGAACGCCTCGAAAGCAATCAGCTCGTAACCCGCTATCAGATGGCCGAATTGGTAGCCAGTGCCATCGCACATCAAAATCAGGCGGATCGCCCACAGCAAAAAAACATCGCACAATTGAAAAAAGAATTCCAGCAGGAAATTGCCACCATAGAATCATTGGGACAGCGTATCAGCCAGCTGGAACATAAGACCAAGGATAAGTTTTCCCTCCACGGGCATTTCCAGCAAAGTATCGAGCATCAATATCATAAAAACGGCGCGGTTTCCAACTGGTGGGCCAAGGAAATCTATCTGAACCCTGCCGCGCAGCTCCCCGGAGGCTGGCAGTTCAAAGCACAATTCGTCACCAAGATGGGTTCCGACAAAAGCAATGGCTGGAATCAGGAAGAACTCATGCATGGTCAATTATATAACGGCGGCAATAGCCGGGATGAAATCATGCGCCCTGACTACTATTATTTGGAAGGGAATCTGGGCAAGACCGGCCAGTTCATGAAAATCGGTGACTTCCAGCCCTGGGTACAGGCAGGATATGTCATGGGCGCCAACATACAAGGCATTTCTCTGGAACATTGGGGCAAGGGATACAATACGCACTTCTTTGCCGGACGACTGGATGTTTCCAATAATGATCTGGCCATCGGTGCCAGCGCCAATTACGATAATGCTGCCGGTGGCTGGTTCCCTTCTCTTTCCCAACCCTGGAACGACAATGTCCGTGCACACGAAGACTACCGCATTGTCAACAATGCCGCCTCCCACTGGCAGCCAGCACTTTCCCGCGATGGTGTCACGCCCTTGTCCGAGCAGGAGCAGCAGGAAGCCCTTGCTAATGGGGGCACTGGCAGTGACAATGCCCATGCCGGGCTGCAAGATCCATTTCATGATGGCAAAGATACCCGCAAGACCGTATATGCTTTTGTCATTGACAAGACTTTTTCCAAGCGCCTGGACAGCAGCCTGGGTTACTATCGCTACAAATCAGCGGCCTATAATCGTAAGCCCCTGCACATCGGCGCTGCCACGCTCAATTACAAATTAGTACGCAATCTTAATCTGCAGGGCATCTATGCCTTTGGCAGCCAGCATGGAGCCAATAGCCATGACAAAGGTTATATGGTCGATCTCATGTTCCATGGCAATCCCTGGATTCCCAATGACCGTGCCCATTATTTTGGTGCCTATATCGGCTATCATTATCTGGCTCCGGATACGTACATCAAATGCGGTTATGGCGATGATATCGAAAAAGGACAGAAAGGACTGGCCCTCGGCATGTTCTACAATTTCACAGCAAATATGCAACTGGCAGTAAAATACGGCCGTGGTCATTCCCTGACCAATCATAATCTTTTCCGAGAAAAATTCTATAGCTGCTTCTCCGTCTTCTTCTAAAAAATCTGCCCCCAACCTTCCCCAAGACTGTCATGATACAAGGAGGAAAACAATATGAAAAACAAACAACTAGCGCTTGCCGTCTGTGCTCTGCTGCTCTCTGCTGCACCTGTCACCCAGGCTGCTGAAAACCCACTCTTCCAGGATGTCCCCCCCAACCACTGGGCTTATGAAGCCGTGACTAGTTTGGCAAAAGATGGGATTATCACCGGCTATAGCGATGGCAGTTTCCAGGGAGAAAAACTGATCACACGCTATGAAATGGCACAAATTGTAGCCAATGCCCGCACACATATGGACAAGGCTTCCCCTGATGACAAACAGCTGATTGAAGAACTGTCCGATGAGTTCCACAATGATCTTGAT
It includes:
- a CDS encoding S-layer homology domain-containing protein yields the protein MKQKKLVPLMLALAMSTYPLTVGAADKNDMFADLPANHWAYKAVSELNAAGLITGTGRERLESNQLVTRYQMAELVASAIAHQNQADRPQQKNIAQLKKEFQQEIATIESLGQRISQLEHKTKDKFSLHGHFQQSIEHQYHKNGAVSNWWAKEIYLNPAAQLPGGWQFKAQFVTKMGSDKSNGWNQEELMHGQLYNGGNSRDEIMRPDYYYLEGNLGKTGQFMKIGDFQPWVQAGYVMGANIQGISLEHWGKGYNTHFFAGRLDVSNNDLAIGASANYDNAAGGWFPSLSQPWNDNVRAHEDYRIVNNAASHWQPALSRDGVTPLSEQEQQEALANGGTGSDNAHAGLQDPFHDGKDTRKTVYAFVIDKTFSKRLDSSLGYYRYKSAAYNRKPLHIGAATLNYKLVRNLNLQGIYAFGSQHGANSHDKGYMVDLMFHGNPWIPNDRAHYFGAYIGYHYLAPDTYIKCGYGDDIEKGQKGLALGMFYNFTANMQLAVKYGRGHSLTNHNLFREKFYSCFSVFF